A part of Haloarchaeobius sp. HME9146 genomic DNA contains:
- a CDS encoding AIR carboxylase family protein, translating to MTDDVDSLIDDLHAEAQRDRPAEDTPDIGIVMGSDSDLDVMMGSETGRGGAYDALVDELGFAEVTDYDDPPEERFTFETYVTSAHRTPELMYAYAETAEARGLDVIIAGAGGKSADLPNMTASIAYPLPVIGVPVQEKSVDSVIGMPQGAPLTAVDAGKSFNAALSAAMILSREHDELRERLVDYHEGLKGDVARTSRDLHELGTPGFKERRE from the coding sequence ATGACCGACGACGTAGACTCCCTCATCGACGACCTGCACGCCGAAGCACAGCGCGACCGACCGGCCGAGGACACCCCCGACATCGGCATCGTCATGGGGTCGGACTCGGACCTCGACGTGATGATGGGCTCGGAGACGGGCCGCGGCGGGGCGTACGACGCTCTCGTCGACGAACTCGGCTTCGCCGAGGTCACGGACTACGACGACCCGCCGGAAGAGCGGTTCACGTTCGAGACGTACGTCACCTCCGCCCACCGCACCCCCGAACTGATGTACGCCTACGCAGAGACCGCTGAGGCCCGCGGCCTCGACGTCATCATCGCCGGGGCGGGCGGTAAGTCCGCCGACCTGCCGAACATGACCGCGTCCATCGCGTACCCGCTCCCCGTCATCGGCGTCCCCGTCCAGGAGAAGTCTGTCGACTCCGTCATCGGGATGCCACAGGGCGCGCCCCTGACCGCCGTGGATGCCGGCAAGTCGTTCAACGCCGCGCTCTCGGCCGCGATGATACTCTCTCGCGAGCACGACGAACTGCGTGAGCGCCTCGTCGACTACCACGAAGGGCTCAAGGGCGACGTGGCACGGACCTCCCGCGATCTCCACGAGCTCGGGACGCCCGGCTTCAAAGAACGCCGCGAGTGA
- a CDS encoding NADH-quinone oxidoreductase subunit A: MNPWIAIGALALVGLLIPLGMMSVSALLRPTVPEDSKRATYESGEVPTGGTRMRFNIQYYMVALLFVVFDIETVLIFPWTVIYRSALEGGVGLVTVLVPMLVFIGVLVVGLAWAWRNGAVKWARSPRAEQRKGAQAER; encoded by the coding sequence ATGAATCCATGGATAGCCATCGGGGCGCTGGCTCTGGTCGGGCTGCTGATTCCGCTCGGTATGATGTCGGTTTCAGCACTCCTCAGACCCACAGTCCCAGAAGACAGTAAACGCGCCACCTACGAAAGTGGTGAGGTTCCGACCGGCGGGACGCGCATGCGGTTCAACATCCAGTACTACATGGTCGCGCTCCTGTTCGTCGTCTTCGACATCGAGACCGTCCTCATCTTCCCGTGGACGGTTATCTACCGCTCTGCTCTCGAAGGCGGCGTCGGGCTCGTGACGGTGCTGGTTCCGATGCTCGTGTTCATCGGCGTCCTCGTCGTCGGCCTCGCATGGGCATGGCGCAACGGCGCAGTCAAGTGGGCGCGTAGCCCGCGCGCCGAACAAAGAAAGGGAGCACAGGCAGAACGATGA
- a CDS encoding NADH-quinone oxidoreductase subunit B — protein sequence MSSDNPTDRTSTDALTKTREARMGEGLDDRFNSRLREAFGSTPFILTKFDKFMNWVRGSSMFMLQFGIACCSIEMIHTYAIKHDLDRFGAGVPRASPRQADVIIVPGTIVSKFAPRMKRVYDQMPEPKFVVGMGSCTISGGPFQEGYNVIKGAEEVIPVDIHVPGCPPRPEALIYGVAKLQERIANGESAPVTVKPYELEQFGDMPRDEVVDKLAEQIDEETLAMRYNWADSP from the coding sequence ATGAGTAGCGACAACCCCACAGACCGCACGAGTACAGACGCGCTGACCAAGACGCGCGAAGCCCGCATGGGCGAAGGCCTCGACGACCGGTTCAACTCGCGACTCCGCGAGGCGTTCGGCTCCACGCCGTTCATCCTCACGAAGTTCGACAAGTTCATGAACTGGGTCCGTGGCTCTTCGATGTTCATGCTGCAGTTCGGTATCGCATGCTGCAGTATCGAGATGATCCACACCTACGCCATCAAGCACGACCTCGACCGCTTCGGTGCAGGTGTGCCCCGGGCGTCCCCGCGGCAGGCGGACGTCATCATCGTTCCAGGGACCATCGTCTCGAAGTTCGCCCCCCGGATGAAGCGGGTGTACGACCAGATGCCCGAGCCCAAGTTCGTCGTCGGGATGGGCTCGTGTACCATCTCTGGCGGCCCGTTCCAGGAGGGCTACAACGTCATCAAGGGCGCAGAAGAGGTCATCCCGGTCGACATCCACGTCCCGGGTTGCCCGCCGCGCCCCGAGGCGCTCATCTACGGCGTCGCGAAGCTCCAGGAACGCATCGCGAACGGCGAGTCCGCGCCGGTGACGGTGAAGCCGTACGAACTCGAACAGTTCGGCGACATGCCGCGCGACGAGGTCGTCGACAAGCTCGCAGAGCAGATCGACGAAGAGACGCTCGCCATGCGCTACAACTGGGCTGATTCGCCATGA
- a CDS encoding NADH-quinone oxidoreductase subunit D produces the protein MSLERPSERMVTAEGDVDTDAILDLLGDKVLDTEEHLNADQSVVVRPDEVEETLLALRDEAGFDHCSCVTAQEYEDRYESIYHLKKYDDPTQEVSVVVPASKDNPVSQSGNAAYRTADWHEREAYDLVGIDYENHPDLRRILLPQTWQGHPLGMDYDQDRPQIVTLGQWDNPLQEDHMHEESDTMFLNIGPHHPATHGVLHVKTVLDGEQVADVEPDIGYLHRCEEQMCQQGTYRHQIMPYPDRWDYVSAGILNEWAYARAAEDLADIEVPEYAQVIRTMSAELCRIAAHMLALGTFALDVYGDFTAIFQYAFRDREVVQNILEDLTGQRMMFNYFRLGGVAWDLPEPREEFFEKTRDFLEELPGKLEEYHDMITSNEIFQLRCVDTGYLDPETAKSYGATGPVARGSGIDYDLRRDDPYGYYDELDWDVITEDGCDNYARVLVRMREVEESAKIIEQCVDLLEEWPEDDRTIQSNVPRTLKPDDDTETYRAVEGAKGELGIYIRADGTDKPARFKIRSPCFSNLQTLPEMTQGEYIPDLVASLGSLDIVLGEVDR, from the coding sequence ATGAGCCTGGAACGACCGAGTGAACGGATGGTCACCGCCGAGGGCGACGTCGACACCGACGCCATCCTCGACCTGCTCGGCGACAAGGTCCTCGACACCGAGGAACACCTGAACGCCGACCAGTCGGTCGTCGTCCGCCCGGACGAGGTCGAGGAGACGCTCCTCGCCCTGCGTGACGAGGCCGGCTTCGACCACTGTTCCTGCGTGACGGCCCAGGAGTACGAGGACCGCTACGAGTCCATCTACCACCTGAAGAAGTACGACGACCCGACCCAGGAGGTCAGCGTCGTCGTGCCCGCCTCGAAGGACAACCCCGTCAGCCAGTCCGGCAACGCGGCGTACCGCACCGCCGACTGGCACGAGCGCGAGGCGTACGACCTCGTCGGCATCGACTACGAGAACCACCCGGACCTGCGTCGCATCCTCCTGCCCCAGACGTGGCAGGGCCACCCGCTCGGGATGGACTACGACCAGGACCGGCCGCAGATAGTTACCCTCGGCCAGTGGGACAACCCGCTGCAGGAGGACCACATGCACGAGGAGTCGGACACGATGTTCCTCAACATCGGTCCGCACCACCCGGCGACCCACGGCGTCCTGCACGTGAAGACCGTCCTCGACGGCGAGCAGGTCGCCGACGTGGAGCCGGACATCGGCTACCTCCACCGCTGTGAGGAGCAGATGTGCCAGCAGGGGACGTACCGCCACCAGATCATGCCGTACCCGGACCGGTGGGACTACGTCTCCGCCGGCATCCTCAACGAGTGGGCCTACGCACGGGCCGCCGAGGACCTCGCAGACATCGAGGTGCCGGAGTACGCACAGGTCATCCGGACGATGTCCGCCGAGCTGTGCCGCATCGCGGCGCACATGCTCGCGCTCGGGACGTTCGCGCTGGACGTCTACGGCGACTTCACCGCCATCTTCCAGTACGCGTTCCGCGACCGCGAGGTCGTCCAGAACATCCTCGAAGACCTCACCGGCCAGCGGATGATGTTCAACTACTTCCGCCTGGGCGGTGTCGCGTGGGACCTCCCGGAACCGCGCGAGGAGTTCTTCGAGAAGACCCGGGACTTCCTCGAGGAGCTCCCGGGCAAGCTGGAGGAGTACCACGACATGATCACGTCGAACGAGATCTTCCAGCTCCGGTGTGTCGACACCGGCTACCTCGACCCCGAGACGGCCAAGTCCTACGGTGCGACGGGCCCGGTCGCCCGCGGGTCGGGCATCGACTACGACCTCCGTCGCGACGACCCCTACGGCTACTACGACGAGCTCGACTGGGACGTCATCACCGAGGACGGCTGCGACAACTACGCACGCGTCCTCGTTCGCATGCGCGAGGTCGAGGAGTCCGCGAAGATCATCGAACAGTGTGTCGACCTGCTCGAGGAGTGGCCCGAGGACGACCGGACCATCCAGTCCAACGTCCCGCGCACCCTCAAGCCGGACGACGACACCGAGACCTACCGCGCCGTCGAGGGCGCGAAGGGTGAACTCGGCATCTACATCCGCGCAGACGGCACGGACAAGCCGGCTCGCTTCAAGATCCGGAGCCCGTGCTTCTCGAACCTGCAGACGCTGCCCGAGATGACCCAGGGCGAGTACATCCCGGACCTCGTCGCGTCGCTCGGTAGCCTCGACATCGTTCTCGGGGAGGTGGACCGCTGA
- a CDS encoding complex I subunit 1 family protein produces the protein MADAVLFPETVENALGLAPYGVLGDLIASFIAAFIVGNVMLAYTGVAGPWAKRKITAAFTDRIAVNRIGPFGLLIIVADAVRLLAKELIIPEDADRPAYDLAPIIMAGSAMLGFAVIPMGSIFGINLQLADPDSGLAYVFAVASIATLGIAMGGYASSNKYSLLGGLRAIAQNIAYEIPLVITAASVVLFAQTLRMGGIVEAQQATLVSIAGINIPSWFAFVNPFAFVLFMAANLAEVGRNPFDIPEAPTEIVAGYQTEYSSVYFVLMYLGEFLHIFLGGAIAATLFLGGPAGPILPGFVWFTIKIWAVFLLTQWFRSAIPRVRIDQMIEIGWKGMLVLSFANLLLTALLVGVIV, from the coding sequence ATGGCAGATGCGGTCTTGTTCCCGGAGACCGTCGAGAACGCCCTGGGGCTCGCCCCCTACGGCGTGCTCGGCGACCTCATCGCGTCGTTCATCGCGGCGTTCATCGTCGGCAACGTGATGCTCGCCTACACCGGCGTCGCCGGCCCGTGGGCGAAGCGGAAGATCACCGCCGCGTTCACGGACCGTATCGCGGTGAACCGCATCGGGCCGTTCGGCCTGCTCATCATCGTGGCCGACGCGGTTCGGCTGCTGGCGAAGGAACTCATCATCCCCGAAGACGCGGACCGGCCCGCGTACGACCTCGCACCCATCATCATGGCCGGGTCGGCCATGCTCGGGTTCGCGGTCATCCCGATGGGCTCCATCTTCGGTATCAATCTCCAGCTCGCGGACCCCGATTCCGGTCTCGCCTACGTGTTCGCCGTCGCGTCTATCGCGACGCTCGGCATCGCGATGGGTGGGTACGCCTCCTCGAACAAGTACTCCCTGCTCGGTGGCCTGCGCGCAATCGCGCAGAACATCGCCTACGAGATTCCGCTCGTCATCACCGCGGCGTCGGTCGTGCTCTTCGCACAGACGCTTCGGATGGGCGGCATCGTCGAGGCACAGCAGGCGACGCTCGTGAGCATCGCGGGCATCAACATCCCGTCGTGGTTCGCCTTCGTGAACCCGTTCGCGTTCGTGCTGTTCATGGCCGCGAACCTCGCGGAGGTCGGGCGTAACCCGTTCGACATCCCCGAGGCACCGACCGAGATCGTTGCAGGGTACCAGACCGAGTACTCCTCGGTCTACTTCGTCCTCATGTACTTGGGCGAGTTCCTGCACATCTTCCTCGGTGGCGCAATCGCCGCGACGCTGTTCCTCGGTGGTCCGGCCGGGCCGATTCTGCCCGGCTTCGTCTGGTTCACCATCAAGATCTGGGCCGTGTTCCTGCTCACCCAGTGGTTCCGCTCCGCGATTCCGCGTGTGCGTATCGACCAGATGATCGAGATCGGCTGGAAGGGCATGCTCGTCCTTTCGTTCGCGAACCTGCTGCTGACGGCACTGCTCGTCGGGGTGATTGTATGA
- a CDS encoding NADH-quinone oxidoreductase subunit I: MIGLLKSMATTMKHALDNETFTVEYPETAPEVSPRFRGVHKFSQERCIWCRQCENVCPNDTIHIVTDAQRQGEQYNLHIGQCIYCRLCEEVCPVDAILLTQNFEFTGDTKDDLVYNKDQLRAVPWYKDIDPLESREPDRGAWIGEGDGEVDYQ, encoded by the coding sequence ATGATTGGACTGCTCAAATCGATGGCGACGACGATGAAACACGCACTGGACAACGAGACCTTCACGGTCGAGTACCCGGAAACCGCACCCGAGGTCTCCCCCCGGTTCCGCGGTGTCCACAAGTTCAGCCAGGAGCGTTGCATCTGGTGTCGCCAGTGCGAGAACGTGTGTCCGAACGACACGATTCACATCGTGACGGACGCACAGCGCCAAGGTGAACAGTACAACCTCCACATCGGGCAGTGCATCTACTGCCGGCTGTGCGAGGAGGTGTGTCCGGTCGACGCGATTCTGCTCACGCAGAACTTCGAGTTCACCGGCGACACGAAAGACGACCTGGTGTACAACAAGGACCAGCTCCGCGCGGTCCCGTGGTACAAGGACATCGACCCCCTCGAATCCCGTGAGCCAGACCGTGGCGCGTGGATCGGCGAGGGTGATGGCGAGGTCGATTACCAGTAA
- a CDS encoding NADH-quinone oxidoreductase subunit J yields MVTAELVAFALFAIVTVASSMGVVLVEDVWHSALLLGVSLLSVAVFYVMEGAEFVAAMQILVYVGGVLILITFAVMLVRTEGETEVVET; encoded by the coding sequence ATGGTAACCGCAGAACTCGTCGCCTTCGCGCTCTTCGCCATCGTCACGGTGGCAAGTAGCATGGGCGTCGTCCTCGTCGAGGACGTGTGGCACTCCGCACTCCTCCTGGGCGTCTCCCTGCTTAGCGTCGCGGTCTTCTACGTGATGGAGGGTGCAGAATTCGTCGCTGCGATGCAGATACTCGTCTACGTGGGCGGGGTCCTCATCCTCATCACGTTCGCCGTGATGCTCGTGCGAACCGAAGGCGAGACGGAGGTGGTAGAGACATGA
- the nuoK gene encoding NADH-quinone oxidoreductase subunit NuoK has protein sequence MAVPVEYYLVLSAAIFCTGLFGILTRRNALMFLMSVELMLNAANLNLVAFSQYWGNLTGQTFALFGMALAAAEVAIGIGIILVLYRNFEDVDVADATTMRW, from the coding sequence ATGGCGGTCCCTGTCGAGTACTATCTCGTCCTGTCGGCGGCCATCTTCTGCACCGGCCTCTTCGGAATCCTCACGCGCCGGAACGCGCTGATGTTCCTGATGTCGGTCGAACTGATGCTGAACGCGGCGAACCTCAACCTCGTCGCCTTCAGCCAGTACTGGGGCAACCTCACCGGGCAGACGTTCGCCCTCTTCGGGATGGCGCTGGCCGCGGCGGAGGTCGCCATCGGTATCGGCATCATCCTCGTACTGTATCGTAACTTCGAAGACGTAGACGTGGCCGACGCCACGACGATGAGGTGGTAA
- the nuoL gene encoding NADH-quinone oxidoreductase subunit L — MAGELAFELAPAIAALPFASFLVALALGKYMPKKGGVGGLAATGGSLVLSLWLAITVFGGHTYHTELLTWGPTEAINLHFGVLIDPLSSMMLVIVSLIAFLVHMFSLGYMNDEGETGLPRYYSELGLFTFSMLAFVMADNILMAFMFFELVGLCSYLLIGFWFRQDGPPSAAKKAFLVTRFGDYFFLIGVVGIIATFGTGLFVSTESQASFPELAAAALEGGSAGVTTYLGMGPEAWFPVLGLLVLGGVIGKSAQFPLHTWLPDAMEGPTPVSALIHAATMVAAGVYLVARMYGFYALLPTVLALVALTGGFTALFAATMGVVKDEIKQVLAYSTISQYGYMMLALGGGGYVAATFHLMTHAFFKALLFLGAGSVIIAMHHNEDMWDMGGLKDKMPVTYATFLAGSLALAGIVPFAGFWSKDEVLFKTLVHGLGTDGMLGTLLLLAYGMGLLSVLFTGFYTFRMVFLTFHGEARSDTARDPHGVRWNVKVPLVVLGVLATFAGFVNAVPVLGIHELEHFLNIGAHHGGEAFANLSVEHYQTLIKDSAGIGTADFSILASSALSLGIALTGVGLAYFLYGRDATPTEHTAKLGPIKTLWYNNYYQDEYQVFLAENVTLPLSKAADTFDQGVIDGVVNGVSSVSLTGGSRMKKIQTGVVTNYAALLSLGLVILLVIVGITGGWFA, encoded by the coding sequence ATGGCAGGAGAACTCGCATTCGAACTCGCGCCCGCGATCGCGGCGCTACCGTTCGCGTCGTTCCTGGTCGCACTCGCGCTCGGGAAGTACATGCCGAAGAAGGGAGGCGTCGGAGGCCTGGCGGCCACCGGCGGTTCGCTCGTGCTCTCGCTGTGGCTGGCGATCACCGTCTTCGGTGGCCACACGTACCACACCGAACTGCTGACGTGGGGGCCCACGGAGGCCATCAACCTCCACTTCGGCGTGCTCATCGACCCGCTGTCGTCGATGATGCTCGTCATCGTCTCGCTCATCGCGTTCCTCGTCCACATGTTCAGCCTCGGCTACATGAACGACGAGGGCGAGACGGGGCTTCCCCGGTACTACAGCGAACTCGGGCTGTTCACCTTCTCGATGCTCGCGTTCGTCATGGCGGACAACATCCTCATGGCGTTCATGTTCTTCGAGCTGGTCGGCCTGTGTTCGTACCTGCTCATCGGCTTCTGGTTCCGTCAGGACGGCCCGCCGTCGGCCGCGAAGAAGGCGTTCCTCGTCACCCGCTTCGGTGACTACTTCTTCCTCATCGGCGTGGTCGGTATCATCGCGACGTTCGGGACCGGCCTGTTCGTCAGCACGGAGTCCCAGGCGTCGTTCCCGGAACTCGCCGCGGCCGCCCTCGAGGGTGGCTCGGCCGGTGTGACCACGTACCTCGGGATGGGTCCCGAAGCGTGGTTCCCGGTTCTGGGTCTGCTCGTCCTCGGTGGCGTCATCGGTAAGTCCGCGCAGTTCCCGCTGCACACGTGGCTGCCGGACGCCATGGAGGGTCCGACGCCCGTCTCCGCACTCATCCACGCCGCAACGATGGTCGCCGCAGGTGTGTACCTCGTCGCCCGGATGTACGGCTTCTACGCGCTGCTCCCGACGGTGCTCGCGCTCGTCGCGCTCACCGGTGGGTTCACCGCGCTGTTCGCCGCCACGATGGGCGTCGTCAAGGACGAGATCAAGCAGGTGCTGGCGTACTCCACCATCTCGCAGTACGGGTACATGATGCTCGCGCTGGGTGGCGGTGGCTACGTCGCGGCGACCTTCCACCTCATGACCCACGCCTTCTTCAAGGCGCTGCTGTTCCTCGGTGCTGGTTCGGTCATCATCGCCATGCACCACAACGAGGACATGTGGGACATGGGCGGTCTGAAGGACAAGATGCCCGTGACCTACGCCACGTTCCTCGCCGGGTCGCTGGCGCTCGCGGGCATCGTCCCGTTCGCCGGCTTCTGGTCGAAGGACGAGGTGCTGTTCAAGACGCTCGTTCACGGCCTCGGCACGGACGGCATGCTCGGCACCCTGCTGCTCCTGGCCTACGGAATGGGCCTGCTCTCGGTGCTGTTCACCGGCTTCTACACGTTCCGCATGGTGTTCCTCACCTTCCACGGTGAGGCCCGGTCCGACACGGCGCGTGACCCCCACGGGGTCCGCTGGAACGTGAAGGTCCCGCTCGTCGTCCTCGGCGTGCTCGCGACGTTCGCCGGGTTCGTCAACGCGGTGCCGGTGCTCGGCATCCACGAACTCGAGCACTTCCTGAACATCGGCGCTCACCACGGTGGTGAGGCGTTCGCCAACCTGTCGGTCGAGCACTACCAGACGCTCATCAAGGACAGCGCTGGCATCGGTACCGCCGACTTCAGCATCCTGGCCAGCTCGGCCCTCTCGCTGGGCATCGCGCTGACCGGTGTCGGCCTCGCGTACTTCCTGTACGGTCGTGACGCGACGCCCACCGAACACACGGCCAAGCTCGGCCCCATCAAGACCCTCTGGTACAACAACTACTACCAGGACGAGTACCAGGTCTTCCTGGCCGAGAACGTGACCCTGCCCCTGTCGAAAGCGGCTGATACCTTCGACCAGGGCGTCATCGACGGCGTCGTCAACGGCGTCTCCAGTGTGAGCCTCACCGGCGGGTCGCGCATGAAGAAGATCCAGACGGGTGTGGTGACCAACTACGCTGCCCTGCTCTCGCTGGGGCTGGTCATCCTGCTCGTCATCGTCGGTATCACAGGGGGGTGGTTCGCATGA
- a CDS encoding NuoM family protein yields MINGTIEALIAITLVGSFVVMASSDRYAAKLATAWSLLPVGGSLFMWANFDGEKNALLDDGVLAFQSQETWLSLGPLPDIQWFVGVDGISLPLIVLTTVLTTLALVSAWTPIDERQSQFFGLVLFLEAGLLGVFTALDFFVWFVFWEAVLVPMYFLIGIWGGPRRKYAAIKMFVYTNVASLVMFIGFAALVFGLGVDSFGLPAVTEASLSANPAAETFFGVSVETLKVAAFFAMFAGFAVKVPVVPVHTWLPDAHVEAPTPVSVLLAGVLLKMGTYALLRFNFTMMPEVATVNAPIIAAFAVVSIIYGAMLALAQSDLKRIVAYSSVSSMGYVILGLVAYTLYGVGGATFQMISHGLISGLMFMAVGVIYNTTHTRMVTDMSGMADKMPYTVGILIAGAFGYMGLPLMSGFAAEFYVFLGSFQATWGSGLVSAQVFTGLAMFGIVIVAGYLLFAMQRTLFGEFRLETDYEVGPAPLHDIAPLAALLIMIIALGVAPDIFFEMIKDATGPVADLVSGGGA; encoded by the coding sequence ATGATAAACGGCACGATAGAAGCGCTGATCGCGATTACGTTGGTCGGATCGTTCGTCGTCATGGCCAGCTCTGACCGCTACGCGGCCAAGCTGGCGACGGCCTGGAGCCTGCTGCCGGTCGGTGGCAGCCTGTTCATGTGGGCCAACTTCGACGGAGAGAAGAACGCGCTGCTGGACGACGGCGTGCTGGCGTTCCAGAGCCAGGAGACCTGGCTCTCGCTGGGGCCGCTCCCGGACATCCAGTGGTTCGTCGGTGTCGACGGTATCAGCCTCCCGCTGATCGTCCTCACCACGGTGCTCACGACGCTCGCACTCGTGAGCGCGTGGACGCCCATCGACGAACGGCAGTCCCAGTTCTTCGGACTGGTGCTGTTCCTCGAGGCGGGGCTGCTCGGCGTCTTCACGGCGCTGGACTTCTTCGTCTGGTTCGTCTTCTGGGAGGCCGTCCTCGTCCCGATGTACTTCCTCATCGGTATCTGGGGTGGCCCGCGCCGCAAGTACGCGGCCATCAAGATGTTCGTCTACACGAACGTCGCCTCGCTGGTGATGTTCATCGGCTTCGCCGCGCTCGTGTTCGGCCTGGGCGTCGACTCGTTCGGCCTGCCCGCCGTCACGGAGGCGAGCCTGAGCGCGAACCCCGCCGCCGAGACGTTCTTCGGCGTGAGCGTGGAGACACTCAAGGTCGCCGCGTTCTTCGCGATGTTCGCCGGCTTCGCAGTCAAGGTCCCGGTCGTTCCGGTCCACACCTGGCTGCCGGACGCCCACGTCGAGGCACCGACCCCGGTGTCGGTGCTCCTGGCGGGCGTCCTGCTGAAGATGGGTACGTACGCCCTGCTTCGGTTCAACTTCACGATGATGCCGGAGGTCGCGACCGTCAACGCGCCCATCATCGCGGCGTTCGCGGTCGTCTCCATCATCTACGGCGCGATGCTCGCGCTCGCACAGAGCGACCTCAAGCGCATCGTCGCCTACTCGTCCGTGTCCTCGATGGGCTACGTCATCCTGGGTCTCGTCGCCTACACGCTGTACGGCGTCGGTGGCGCGACCTTCCAGATGATCTCGCACGGCCTCATCTCGGGCCTGATGTTCATGGCCGTCGGTGTCATCTACAACACCACGCACACGCGCATGGTGACCGACATGTCCGGCATGGCCGACAAGATGCCGTACACGGTCGGTATCCTCATCGCCGGTGCGTTCGGCTACATGGGCCTCCCGCTCATGTCCGGCTTCGCCGCCGAGTTCTACGTCTTCCTGGGCTCGTTCCAGGCGACCTGGGGCTCCGGTCTGGTGAGCGCGCAGGTGTTCACCGGCCTGGCGATGTTCGGCATCGTCATCGTCGCTGGCTACCTGCTCTTTGCGATGCAGCGCACGCTGTTCGGGGAGTTCCGCCTCGAGACCGACTACGAGGTCGGCCCGGCACCGCTGCACGACATCGCACCGCTGGCTGCACTGCTCATCATGATCATCGCGCTGGGCGTCGCCCCTGACATCTTCTTCGAGATGATCAAGGACGCGACCGGCCCGGTCGCCGACCTCGTCAGTGGAGGTGGTGCCTGA
- a CDS encoding NADH-quinone oxidoreductase subunit N translates to MSGHMELQWLAPALVLGLTSLLLLVVDSIDPRTQNRGLLAGISTAGSLTALVTAVALLGTYGDLANAPAMPLGEALVVDQMALLFAIIVASVTAMVSLASYNYIEDHSYQAEYYALVLLAATGMTLMASANSLATVFVSLELASLPSYALVAFLKKNKGSVEAGLKYFLIGALSSAVFAYGISLVYASTGSLLLSDVQAAIGGDSSGLLGMGVVMVVGGIAFKTASVPFHFWAPEAYEGAPAPISGFLSSASKAAGFVIAFRVFTEAFLTVSESAGQFIVLGADWVLVFQILAVVTMTLGNFAAATQTNVKRMLAYSSVGHAGYVLIGLAALTGGGPSVAAKIEAGQFVLAGSMMHLFVYGFMNTGAFLFIALAEYWGVGRTFEDYTGLGRKAPLASVAMTVFMFSLAGLPPFGGFLSKYLLFGAAVDSGFWWLAAFGAVNSALSLFYYSRVVKALWIDDRPESKKPLSIGSRPVGIYTAVMFAAVITVVMYGFFGPLSDVAVDAAGALL, encoded by the coding sequence ATGTCAGGACACATGGAACTGCAGTGGCTCGCCCCGGCGCTCGTGCTCGGGCTGACGTCGCTGCTGCTGCTCGTCGTCGACAGTATCGACCCGCGAACACAGAACCGCGGCCTGCTCGCCGGCATCTCGACCGCCGGTTCGCTGACCGCACTCGTCACCGCGGTCGCACTGCTCGGCACGTACGGTGACCTCGCGAACGCGCCTGCGATGCCGCTCGGTGAGGCACTCGTCGTCGACCAGATGGCGCTGCTGTTCGCCATCATCGTCGCGAGCGTCACCGCCATGGTGAGCCTCGCGAGCTACAACTACATCGAGGACCACAGCTACCAGGCCGAGTACTACGCGCTCGTCCTGCTGGCTGCGACCGGCATGACGCTCATGGCGTCGGCGAACTCGCTGGCGACCGTGTTCGTCAGCCTCGAACTCGCCTCGCTGCCCTCCTACGCGCTCGTCGCGTTCCTGAAGAAGAACAAGGGCAGCGTCGAAGCCGGTCTGAAGTACTTCCTCATCGGCGCGCTGTCGAGTGCCGTCTTCGCGTACGGTATCAGCCTGGTGTACGCCTCCACCGGTTCCCTGCTCCTCTCGGACGTGCAGGCAGCCATCGGTGGCGACTCCTCGGGCCTGCTCGGCATGGGTGTCGTGATGGTCGTCGGCGGCATCGCCTTCAAGACCGCCTCCGTCCCGTTCCACTTCTGGGCGCCGGAGGCGTACGAGGGCGCACCCGCCCCCATCAGTGGCTTCCTGTCGTCCGCTTCGAAGGCGGCCGGCTTCGTCATCGCCTTCCGTGTGTTCACGGAGGCGTTCCTGACGGTCTCGGAGTCCGCCGGCCAGTTCATCGTCCTCGGCGCGGACTGGGTGCTCGTCTTCCAGATTCTCGCCGTCGTCACGATGACGCTCGGTAACTTCGCCGCAGCGACCCAGACGAATGTCAAGCGCATGCTCGCGTACTCCTCCGTCGGCCACGCCGGCTACGTCCTCATCGGACTCGCCGCGCTGACCGGCGGTGGCCCGAGCGTCGCTGCCAAGATCGAGGCCGGACAGTTCGTCCTCGCCGGCAGCATGATGCACCTGTTCGTCTACGGGTTCATGAACACGGGCGCGTTCCTGTTCATCGCGCTCGCCGAGTACTGGGGCGTCGGTCGGACGTTCGAGGACTACACCGGACTCGGTCGGAAGGCCCCGCTGGCCTCCGTCGCGATGACGGTGTTCATGTTCTCGCTCGCCGGCCTGCCGCCGTTCGGTGGCTTCCTCAGCAAGTACCTGCTGTTCGGTGCGGCAGTCGACAGCGGGTTCTGGTGGCTCGCCGCGTTCGGTGCGGTCAACAGCGCCCTCTCCCTGTTCTACTACAGCAGGGTCGTCAAGGCGCTGTGGATCGACGACCGTCCGGAGAGCAAGAAGCCGCTCAGCATCGGCAGCCGCCCGGTCGGCATCTACACCGCCGTCATGTTCGCGGCCGTCATCACGGTCGTGATGTACGGCTTCTTCGGCCCGCTCTCTGACGTGGCCGTCGACGCCGCTGGCGCGCTGCTGTAG